A stretch of the Alosa alosa isolate M-15738 ecotype Scorff River chromosome 16, AALO_Geno_1.1, whole genome shotgun sequence genome encodes the following:
- the irf9 gene encoding interferon regulatory factor 9 translates to MPSGIRSTRRLRSWMVDQVSSGKYPGLVWDDQNKTMFRIPWKHAGKQDFRSEEDAAIFKAWAEFKGKLTEAGRTDPASWKTRLRCALNKSPEFSEVTERSQLDISEPYKVYRLVPISEQGCVNVKPDPSKARTDRRRKRRSQSESEEELSAKMIKEEQSAVQKINMEMEAVSEVNTQVVEVTEPTVTLKNDGPREIQLNVTFETSPLPSTAPHSFLVSVQFLGKEVLKREVRGSDVKITYMPVAPVPPSSQTTFPRIPLPDPPISMASEPAMQAISTLLPFMERGVVLMSTGAGVYAKRYCQGRVFWRGPHTDTPDFVNKMERTAEPVMVFSREAFREQLQDYQTNGGPAPQTSITMCFGEELFSSDDPATKLIIVKISFPWAEQQIMEVDTLKESVSILENLGEVTLNLIQIPQS, encoded by the exons ATGCCTTCGGGAATTCGGTCAACGCGCCGACTGCGCTCCTGGATGGTGGACCAG GTGAGCAGTGGAAAGTATCCAGGACTGGTTTGGGATGACCAGAACAAGACTATGTTCCGCATCCCATGGAAACATGCAGGCAAACAAGATTTCCGTAGCGAAGAGGATGCTGCCATTTTTAAG GCTTGGGCTGAGTTTAAGGGGAAGCTGACAGAGGCTGGGCGCACAGACCCTGCTTCCTGGAAGACTCGTCTTCGCTGTGCCCTCAACAAGAGCCCCGAATTCAGTGAGGTTACAGAAAGGTCACAGCTGGATATATCCGAGCCGTATAAAGTGTACCGTCTGGTTCCAATCTCTGAGCAAG GATGTGTGAATGTCAAACCAGACCCGTCGAAGGCACGCACTGatagaaggaggaagaggaggagtcaATCAGAGAGCGAGGAGGAGCTCTCAGCCAAGATGATAAAGGAAGAACAGTCAGCAGTGCAGAAAATCAACATG GAAATGGAAGCTGTCTCGGAGGTGAACACCCAGGTTGTAGAGGTCACTGAgcccacagttaccttgaagaATGATGGCC CCAGAGAAATCCAGTTGAATGTTACATTCGAGACTTCACCGCTTCCCTCCACAG CACCCCATTCCTTCCTGGTCTCTGTGCAGTTCCTGGGCAAGGAGGTGCTCAAACGCGAGGTTCGGGGAAGTGATGTCAAAATCACCTACATGCCTGTGGCTCCAGTCCCTCCCTCATCTCAGACCACTTTCCCCCGGATCCCCCTGCCAGATCCTCCTATCTCAATGGCCTCTGAACCAGCCATGCAGGCCATTTCCACCCTGCTGCCCTTCATGGAGAGGGGTGTGGTGCTGATGTCTACGGGAGCTGGGGTGTACGCAAAGCGCTACTGCCAAGGACGGGTCTTCTGGAGGGGGCCTCATACTGACACCCCCGATTTTGTCAACAAGATGGAACGTACTGCCGAGCCAGTGATGGTATTCAGCAGGGAGGCATTTAGAGAAC AACTGCAAGACTATCAAACTAATGGGGGACCAGCTCCACAGACCAGCATCACCATGTGCTTTGGGGAGGAGCTCTTCAGTTCAGATGACCCTGCCACTAAACTCATCATTGTAAAG atCTCCTTTCCCTGGGCAGAACAACAGATCATGGAGGTTGACACCCTCAAGGAGTCTGTGTCCATCCTCGAAAACCTTGGAGAAGTCACTCTCAATCTCATCCAGATACCCCAGTCTTAA
- the emc9 gene encoding ER membrane protein complex subunit 9, translated as MGEVELSCLAYVKMYLHACLFPRCSVNGLLLSSNPAGGGVCVTDCVPLLHSHLPLAPITQVALTQVDVWCAQTQQRIVGYYQANACISDSSPTPCALKIADKIAEQCNGAVLLMIDGAKMSPGYRVPPIVMYERKDSRWILKDKHTVMLRQWEETRSIANQLLDSGDHTLLVDFDSHLDDITKDWTNQKLNAKIAELASPVNGNV; from the exons ATGGGGGAGGTGGAGTTATCCTGCCTGGCCTATGTGAAGATGTATCTACACGCTTGCTTGTTTCCACGGTGCAGCGTGAACGGCCTGCTGTTATCTTCCAATCCAGCAGGGGGCGGCGTGTGTGTTACAGACTGTGTACCTCTGCTCCACTCTCACCTGCCCCTAGCACCCATCACCCAGGTTGCCCTCACACAG GTGGATGTATGGtgtgcacagacacagcagAGGATTGTGGGATACTATCAAGCCAATGCGTGCATATCAGATAGCAG TCCAACACCTTGTGCCTTGAAGATTGCGGATAAGATTGCTGAACAGTGTAATGGAGCGGTGCTGCTTATG attgaTGGTGCCAAAATGTCTCCAGGATACAGGGTGCCTCCAATAGTGATGTATGAGCGCAAAGACTCCCGCTGGATACTGAAAGACAAACACAC GGTAATGCTAAGACAGTGGGAAGAGACACGTTCAATAGCCAACCAGCTACTGGACTCAGGAGATCACACACTTTTGGTGGATTTTGATAGCCATTTGGATGACATAACAAAGGACTGGACCAATCAAAAACTGAATGCTAAAATAGCAGAATTGGCATCTCCTGTCAACGGGAATGTGTGA